A stretch of DNA from Nitrospira sp. KM1:
ACCGTCGCCCGCCGCATCATCAGACGATTCGGCGGTGATATCCGGCTGGAAAGCGTCGAAGGCCGCGGCACCTCCTGCTTTGTGACGCTTCCGCTCATCGCACATGTGCCCTCACCGCAGGAGGCATCATGGAACGAACCAGCATCACGTATGCCATCTCAGTCATCTCGTTCTTCATAGCAGGACTGTGGCCGGCCGCCACGGCATTTTCAGCGAAGGACGAACCGAAGCCACCGGGGATTCCTCCGGAAAAAGTGGCCGAATACGTCCATGCGGTCTTGCAGGCTGATCGCACCATCTACACGACTCAGGTGGTGAACCGGATGCAGGAGAAGGGAGTGGTGACCGCGGCCGAGCATTGGGAGCAGGACAATGCCCTGCCTCTTCCGGCCCAGTTCCTTCAGCATTCAGGGCGCTTGGTCGCCGAGAGCGGATATGGTATCCGTTACCGCCTGATCGGTCTGACGCCCATCTATCAACGAAACGCGCCGGCGACGGAATTTGAGCGCAAGGCGTTGGAGTCCTTGAACCGTACGTCGGAAAAAGCGGTGACCGGCATCGTCTCGAGCGGTCGCAAACAGTATTTCCAAGCGATTTATCCGGACAGGGCGGTGTCAATCGCCTGCGTTGCCTGTCACAACACCCACCCTCTCAGCCCCAAACGCGACTTCAAGCTCAACGACGTGATGGGTGGGATCGCCATTACCATCCCGCTGGACTGAACAGGTCACACATTGGGAGTGGCCGGTCGGGATTGATACTCTTCACGATAAATTTGAAGCGCGGTGATGAGCAGGCTCACCAATACGGGGCCGATGAACAGGCCGATCATTCCGTACAGCGACAATCCACCGAGTATGCTGAATACCAGCAATAAGATTGGAATTTCGACATCGTGTCCAATGAGCCATGGACGAAGGAGTTGATCCACCATGGACACCACACCGACCCCCCACCCCAACATGGCCAGCGCCTTCCACAACGGTCCGATCCAGTAGAGGTACGCAACCACCGGCCCCCAGATCAGAGCCGTGCCGCCCAATGGAATGGGAGCCAGAATGATCGTCAGCGCCATCAGGACGATCGGGAACGGCACACCGAGCGCCCCATAGGCCATCCCCGCAAGCACACCCTGCACGATCGCCGTCACCACCACTCCCTTTACGACCGCGCGGATCGTGATATCGAGGCGAGCGATGATCTTCTGTTTATGCGATTCGTCGAGGGGGATCAGCTCATAGAGGACATCGACCCATAGCTTGCCGTCGGTATAGAAGAAGAATAGGACCAGCAGCATGAAAAAGAAATCCGCCACCAGAAGGACGGTGTCTTTCAAAAACCCCCCCATTTGATCGACAAAAAATGCGCTGAAATATTTTGCTCCTGTCAGGACAGACTGCTCCATCGGGATCCCGCGAATGCCATCTCCGGACACGAGCGACTGCAGCCATTCTCCAATCAACGGAATGGCGGCCACCTGCTCCGGAAGACGCTCGACTCCCCCTCCGGTGATCCATGCGCGAATGGCTTTCTCGGCCTCCACCGCTTCCCGCACAAGCAGTACGCCCGTCACGACCAGCGGGATGACGACGACCGCCAGCGCGCCGATCGTCAAGGTAGAAGCCGCGAGGAGATTGCGGCCTCCCAACATCCGGGTCAGACGCTCGTACAATGGATAGCTGAAGTGCGCCAGGAGCGCGGCCCAGAAAATGGGAAACAAAAATGGCTGAAACAACAGGATCAGTTGATAGAGCAGCAGGAGGAGGAGGGCGAAAAAGACGACGGTAAATGGCTGGGATCGCGTCATGAATTGGGGAACGGACAGTCGGCTGCCGATCATGGCGATCTTACACGGCGGGAGGGGGCAGCGCAATTGCTACTGGCCGGCATCCTTCTCGATCACGACGACCTGTTTGGCGCGGTGGGACGAAAGTTCTCGAACCATTCCGGGTAATTTCGGAATCTCATCCGTCCAGGAATTGACCCCCATGTCGGTCAACCCCTGAAGCTTCGCGCCTTCTTCCATCATCAACAGTGGAGCATGAATTTCACCGATGAGGGTGGCGGTCTTCAGAAGCTGAACACGCTCGAGAGCGGTGACGTTGGCCTTGATCCGGCCGCTGCTGACGACCGTGCCGGCAGAGATCGTCCCTTGTACCAACCCATCCTCGCCGATGATGACCTGCCCTTTCGTATGAATCTCTCCTTCGAGGCGCCCGTCGATCCGCACCGTGCCCTCGACCCGAATCTCACCTCTCAGCTGAACGCCTTTTGCCAGGAGCGTAATGCTGTCGTCGCCTGAGAATCCGTTTTTCTTCATGACTGCTCCCTTCTCATGAATAGCATCGACAGCTTACACCAGGGCGCCACGACGGCCTAGCAGATAATCAATCACGGCCCGGCATGCACCAGTCGAGATCAACGGCCCTCACCAGGCGTCGGCCAATGTCTCGTCCCGCCCGGCGCCTGTGATGCGGTCAGTCAGGACAATCCAAAGGTCTGGCGGAACCGCTCCCACAACCCGCCGCCATGGATCTCGCAGTAGACGCTCGGCTCAGTGCCTTCGATAAAGACTTCGGCCACCTGTTCAGGACATTGGGAGGTAGCAAGTTGCCCTGTCTTCGGATCCACGCTTTTCGTCACGACGCCCGACGGAGCATGAAAGACCTGCGACCGTGATGGAATGACCTTTCTGGCCACTTCCATCCAGATCGGCAATGCCGCCTGGGCTCCCGTCAGGCGCAGAGCCTGTTCGTCATCGAACCCGACCCAAACGCCGACGACAAACTCCGAGCTATAGCCGACGAACCAGGAATCCCGATAGCCGTCGGTCGTCCCGGTTTTTCCTGCAATGGCGCCATTTAGACCGAGGGTTTTCGCTCTTGCCGCAGTGCCACGCCGGATCACGCCCTCCATTAACGACGTGGCAAGAAAGGCGGCTTGTGGAGAAACGGCTTGCCGCCGGTCCGGTGTCGAGCTCCAAAGCGTTTGGCCCTGACGATCAATCGCCGCACGCACCGCCGTAGGACGGACCCAGACACCGCCGTTGGCGACGGCACCATAGGCGCTGGTGATTTCCAACAGCGTCGCGGACGGACTCCCCAGCGCAATCGACAGGT
This window harbors:
- a CDS encoding DUF3365 domain-containing protein, coding for MERTSITYAISVISFFIAGLWPAATAFSAKDEPKPPGIPPEKVAEYVHAVLQADRTIYTTQVVNRMQEKGVVTAAEHWEQDNALPLPAQFLQHSGRLVAESGYGIRYRLIGLTPIYQRNAPATEFERKALESLNRTSEKAVTGIVSSGRKQYFQAIYPDRAVSIACVACHNTHPLSPKRDFKLNDVMGGIAITIPLD
- a CDS encoding AI-2E family transporter, with the protein product MIGSRLSVPQFMTRSQPFTVVFFALLLLLLYQLILLFQPFLFPIFWAALLAHFSYPLYERLTRMLGGRNLLAASTLTIGALAVVVIPLVVTGVLLVREAVEAEKAIRAWITGGGVERLPEQVAAIPLIGEWLQSLVSGDGIRGIPMEQSVLTGAKYFSAFFVDQMGGFLKDTVLLVADFFFMLLVLFFFYTDGKLWVDVLYELIPLDESHKQKIIARLDITIRAVVKGVVVTAIVQGVLAGMAYGALGVPFPIVLMALTIILAPIPLGGTALIWGPVVAYLYWIGPLWKALAMLGWGVGVVSMVDQLLRPWLIGHDVEIPILLLVFSILGGLSLYGMIGLFIGPVLVSLLITALQIYREEYQSRPATPNV
- a CDS encoding polymer-forming cytoskeletal protein, translated to MKKNGFSGDDSITLLAKGVQLRGEIRVEGTVRIDGRLEGEIHTKGQVIIGEDGLVQGTISAGTVVSSGRIKANVTALERVQLLKTATLIGEIHAPLLMMEEGAKLQGLTDMGVNSWTDEIPKLPGMVRELSSHRAKQVVVIEKDAGQ